One Vallitalea pronyensis genomic region harbors:
- the fabG gene encoding 3-oxoacyl-ACP reductase FabG: MRLKDKVAIITGAGRGIGAETAKRFSEEGAKVIVASLFDHEVEETVNAIKAMGHDALGIAVDVTNADDVEGMIAKTIEAYGKVDILVNNAGITADNTLVRMTEDEFDRVINVNLKGVYNCGQAAAKVMVEQGNGVILNATSVVGLYGNYGQTNYAATKWGVIGMTKTWAKELGKKGIRVNAVAPGFILTPMTEKMPEKVLNMMKDKAPVKRLGLPEDIANAYLYLASDEASFVTGSVLEITGGLVM; the protein is encoded by the coding sequence GTGAGGTTGAAAGACAAAGTAGCTATTATTACAGGTGCAGGAAGAGGTATTGGAGCAGAGACAGCTAAGCGATTTTCAGAAGAAGGAGCTAAGGTGATTGTTGCGTCATTATTTGACCATGAAGTTGAAGAAACCGTTAATGCCATTAAAGCTATGGGCCATGATGCATTAGGTATTGCTGTTGATGTGACCAATGCTGATGATGTGGAAGGGATGATAGCCAAGACTATTGAGGCTTATGGTAAGGTGGATATCCTTGTTAATAATGCTGGTATTACTGCAGATAATACCCTTGTACGTATGACAGAAGATGAATTTGATCGGGTCATCAATGTGAATCTTAAAGGGGTTTATAACTGTGGGCAAGCAGCAGCTAAGGTCATGGTAGAACAAGGAAATGGTGTGATCCTGAATGCTACTTCTGTTGTTGGTCTCTATGGCAACTATGGACAGACCAATTATGCTGCAACCAAGTGGGGCGTTATTGGCATGACAAAAACATGGGCAAAAGAGTTAGGTAAAAAGGGTATTCGTGTCAACGCTGTTGCACCAGGGTTTATTTTAACGCCTATGACAGAGAAGATGCCTGAAAAGGTGTTGAATATGATGAAAGATAAAGCGCCAGTCAAACGTTTGGGATTACCTGAAGACATTGCTAATGCCTATTTATACTTAGCTTCTGATGAAGCCAGCTTTGTAACGGGTTCTGTGCTTGAAATTACTGGTGGGTTGGTCATGTAG
- the rpoN gene encoding RNA polymerase factor sigma-54, whose translation MHMGYELQQNQKLTQKLSHKMVQAINVLQMTTEALDHYMMEAYVNNPVLDIQHKDHLPDWDRYSLHNKTKAYIKDDNNWDDKKDDRKIASVKAHTAVEDLLIQWHAKELHKDMEYIGERLIAHINNKGYLDIEPDEFSEQYQVSVNKLKETIEKVQELEPAGIGSFNLSQRLLIQLRRHHWSTPILEKLVVDYLDELGHKKWHLVCKKLGITMEQLKACMTIIQKLNPIIHVEDNPVETLYIKPQVKIVTIHGQLKVEYIEDHTLTLFIPSYYQGLLTDSQIDDATKTYLKHHMDNAAWLFRNIEERKQNIIKIASCILEKQMDFIKYGEVYMRRMTQKEVADALDLSISTVSRIVNGKYMETPRGMYEMKYFFSSGIEGNQDELSAIAVKSKISELIEEEDKRRPLSDEKIKSCLKKWDIHISRRTVAKYRMSLGLLNASNRKEL comes from the coding sequence ATGCACATGGGTTATGAACTACAGCAAAACCAGAAACTGACTCAGAAATTATCCCATAAAATGGTACAGGCAATTAACGTCCTTCAGATGACTACCGAGGCATTGGATCATTACATGATGGAAGCTTATGTAAATAATCCTGTATTAGACATACAGCATAAAGATCATTTACCGGATTGGGACAGATATAGTCTACATAATAAAACAAAAGCTTATATAAAAGATGACAACAACTGGGATGACAAAAAAGATGATAGAAAAATAGCCAGTGTAAAGGCTCATACAGCTGTTGAGGATTTATTGATTCAATGGCATGCTAAAGAGCTCCATAAAGATATGGAGTATATTGGTGAAAGGCTAATCGCTCATATTAACAACAAAGGCTATTTGGATATTGAGCCTGATGAATTCAGCGAGCAGTATCAGGTATCCGTGAATAAACTTAAGGAAACTATAGAAAAAGTTCAGGAATTAGAACCTGCTGGTATAGGAAGTTTCAATCTATCTCAACGTTTACTGATTCAATTGCGCCGTCATCATTGGAGTACGCCTATCCTTGAAAAGCTTGTTGTGGATTATCTGGATGAACTTGGTCATAAGAAATGGCACCTGGTATGTAAAAAACTTGGCATAACCATGGAACAACTAAAAGCATGTATGACCATCATTCAAAAGCTAAATCCAATCATCCATGTTGAAGATAACCCCGTAGAGACTTTATACATTAAACCCCAAGTAAAAATTGTTACAATCCATGGACAGCTAAAGGTAGAATATATTGAAGATCATACTTTAACGCTTTTTATACCCTCGTATTATCAAGGACTTTTAACAGATTCTCAGATTGATGATGCCACAAAAACTTACCTCAAACACCATATGGATAATGCAGCATGGTTGTTTCGAAATATTGAAGAACGCAAACAAAACATTATAAAAATTGCTTCATGTATTCTAGAGAAGCAAATGGATTTCATCAAATATGGTGAAGTGTATATGCGGCGTATGACTCAAAAAGAGGTGGCAGATGCTCTTGACTTATCCATATCCACAGTTAGCCGCATTGTCAATGGCAAGTATATGGAGACACCAAGAGGTATGTATGAAATGAAGTATTTTTTTTCCAGTGGTATTGAAGGCAACCAAGACGAGCTCTCTGCAATCGCTGTTAAGAGCAAAATAAGTGAACTGATTGAAGAAGAAGATAAAAGACGTCCTTTGAGTGATGAGAAGATAAAATCATGTTTAAAGAAATGGGATATTCATATCTCTAGACGTACAGTTGCCAAGTACCGTATGAGTCTTGGTTTATTAAATGCTTCAAATAGGAAAGAATTATAG
- a CDS encoding CGGC domain-containing protein yields the protein MTKIMRERGIMMKVGLIRCMQTEDMCPATTCFKVMFAKKLAFEGITEDIEIIGVNTCGGCPGKKAVTRAAEMVKRGADTIVMASCITKGNPIGFPCPHAEQMKHAIRKKVGESVTIIDYTH from the coding sequence ATGACAAAAATAATGAGAGAAAGAGGTATCATGATGAAGGTAGGATTAATTAGATGCATGCAAACAGAAGATATGTGTCCAGCAACAACGTGTTTCAAAGTTATGTTCGCGAAAAAGTTAGCATTTGAAGGTATTACGGAAGATATTGAAATCATTGGTGTGAATACCTGTGGTGGATGTCCTGGTAAAAAAGCTGTCACAAGAGCGGCTGAGATGGTAAAACGTGGTGCAGATACCATTGTTATGGCATCTTGTATCACAAAAGGCAACCCAATCGGTTTTCCATGTCCTCACGCAGAACAAATGAAGCATGCGATCAGGAAGAAAGTTGGAGAATCTGTTACAATAATCGATTATACGCACTAG